Proteins encoded by one window of Gemmatimonadales bacterium:
- a CDS encoding helix-turn-helix domain-containing protein → MGVPWFSGLHERAIVIESLQGTHLVSARLHPLGALRLFGPDVPKIVNAVIDLECLLGAPARELRALLLAADSTEMRFESLERLLLQRLSLSAVPSPIVGQAARLIEARHGHLRITSVHLDLGVSRKQLWLRFARDLGMSAKAYAQLQRFVWTLARLRESTSVDWPRLAAEAGYSDQAHLARDFRRVASASPTEFLRVRSPDTTALLDEVG, encoded by the coding sequence GTGGGAGTCCCCTGGTTCTCCGGGCTCCACGAACGCGCCATCGTCATCGAGTCTCTGCAGGGCACCCACCTCGTATCCGCGAGGCTGCACCCGCTTGGTGCGTTGCGCCTGTTCGGTCCCGACGTCCCTAAGATCGTCAACGCGGTCATCGACCTGGAGTGTCTGCTTGGTGCCCCGGCGCGCGAGCTCCGGGCCCTGCTGCTCGCTGCCGACTCGACCGAAATGCGCTTCGAGTCTCTGGAGCGACTCCTCCTCCAGCGGCTGTCGCTGAGCGCCGTTCCCTCGCCGATCGTCGGACAGGCCGCGCGCCTCATCGAGGCACGCCACGGCCACCTGCGCATCACCTCGGTTCATCTGGACCTGGGTGTGAGCCGGAAGCAGCTCTGGCTCCGCTTCGCCCGGGACCTGGGCATGTCCGCCAAGGCCTACGCACAGCTTCAGCGCTTCGTATGGACGCTGGCGCGATTGCGGGAGAGCACCAGCGTCGACTGGCCCCGATTGGCCGCGGAGGCCGGATACTCCGATCAGGCGCACCTGGCGCGAGACTTCCGCCGCGTCGCCTCGGCCAGCCCGACCGAGTTCCTGCGGGTGCGATCGCCGGATACCACGGCACTGCTGGACGAGGTGGGGTAA
- a CDS encoding ROK family protein, which produces MQIGIDLGGTKIEGIGLDADRPVAIRRRVPTPRDYARTLETIARLVAEIEADAGRTGSVGVGIPGVVSRATGVVKNANSTWLNGRPLLADLEARLSRPIRVANDANCFTLSEAIDGAGRGFEAVFGVILGTGVGGGIAIRHRIHEGPNQIAGEWGHTPLPWMTDEERATAPSCYCGKTGCVETFLSGPGFERDHARLSGIERSSQEIVRAAAAADPHALRALERYGDRLARALAVLIDMLDPDVVVLGGGMSNLPGLPSAASERLLRYVFSDTVLTKVVRNVHGDSSGVRGAAWLWPAATAFV; this is translated from the coding sequence ATGCAGATCGGGATTGACCTGGGGGGAACCAAGATCGAGGGGATCGGCCTGGACGCCGACCGGCCCGTGGCCATCCGGCGCCGGGTGCCGACGCCGCGTGACTACGCCCGAACTCTCGAGACAATCGCTCGGCTTGTGGCGGAGATCGAGGCCGACGCGGGGCGCACCGGCTCGGTCGGCGTCGGCATACCCGGGGTGGTGAGCCGCGCCACTGGCGTGGTCAAGAACGCCAACTCCACCTGGCTCAACGGTCGCCCTCTGCTCGCCGATCTCGAGGCTCGTCTCTCCCGGCCGATCCGCGTTGCCAACGACGCCAACTGCTTCACGCTGTCGGAGGCCATCGACGGGGCCGGACGCGGCTTCGAGGCGGTGTTCGGCGTGATCCTCGGCACCGGTGTGGGCGGGGGCATCGCGATCCGACACCGCATTCACGAGGGACCCAATCAGATCGCCGGGGAATGGGGCCATACGCCCCTGCCGTGGATGACGGACGAAGAGCGGGCGACGGCGCCGAGCTGCTACTGTGGCAAGACCGGGTGTGTGGAGACGTTTCTGTCTGGACCGGGCTTCGAGCGCGACCATGCACGCCTCTCGGGGATTGAGCGCTCGAGCCAGGAGATCGTTCGGGCCGCCGCGGCCGCAGATCCCCATGCCCTGCGGGCGCTGGAGCGATACGGGGATCGGCTCGCCCGGGCGCTCGCGGTCCTGATCGATATGCTCGACCCGGACGTGGTGGTCCTCGGTGGAGGCATGTCCAACCTGCCGGGTCTGCCGTCGGCCGCGTCGGAGCGGCTGCTCCGGTATGTATTCTCGGACACGGTCCTGACGAAGGTGGTGCGGAACGTTCACGGCGACTCGAGCGGCGTACGAGGAGCCGCATGGCTGTGGCCGGCGGCTACCGCTTTCGTCTGA
- a CDS encoding response regulator: protein MPSRSLPATVLVVDDEPAMRHLVRRQLEALGCTVLEAQNGPEALRILSSRHGSLDLVLSDVVMPEMNGTELADRILTDTPDQCIILMSGHVPGGLARIGRRERIVPILRKPFLPDQLLEVVGLVLQHHEPVPPSGHESRGATARSPLNAP from the coding sequence ATGCCGAGCCGCTCGCTCCCCGCCACGGTCCTCGTGGTCGACGATGAGCCTGCCATGCGCCACCTGGTGCGGCGGCAGCTCGAGGCCCTGGGATGCACCGTCCTGGAGGCCCAGAACGGTCCCGAGGCGCTCCGCATTCTCTCGAGCCGCCATGGCAGCTTAGACCTGGTGCTCAGCGACGTAGTGATGCCGGAGATGAACGGGACGGAGCTCGCCGACCGTATCCTGACGGACACTCCGGACCAATGCATCATCCTCATGTCGGGTCACGTGCCCGGTGGCCTGGCGCGGATCGGCCGGCGCGAGAGGATCGTCCCCATCCTCAGAAAGCCATTCCTGCCCGATCAATTGCTCGAGGTCGTGGGCCTCGTCCTGCAGCACCACGAGCCGGTGCCGCCCAGCGGCCACGAGAGCAGGGGTGCTACCGCGAGGTCGCCGCTCAACGCCCCTTGA
- a CDS encoding BTAD domain-containing putative transcriptional regulator, which yields MIELRTLGALEAISADGTPLRSVLAQPRRMALFGYLALASPRGFHRRDSLFALFWPEHDAEHARHALRQSLYFLRQALGANAIVSRGDEELAVAPDQVRCDAAEFERAIDEGRLEAALALYRGDLLPGFHISDAPDFERWLDQERARLRGRAQEAGWALAGAREREGDAAGAAKAGQAAASLAPTDEAAICRLVLLLDRLGDRTGAVRAYEGFARHLWQEYELQPSEQTQALLEGIRARTTAATAPPAPESPEPETPLARPVEGMVSRPETSRPPARRRRMAALLAGCALTAGTWLAVARHGATSGAGALPRELPRSIAVLPFLNIRGDSSGDYFSDGVTEEILHALAQVPDLRVAARTSAFQFKGKETDVRDVGRQLDVEAVLEGSIQREGDAVRITVQLIDARSGYHLWSGKFDRAVADLFVVEDEISRTIADTLKVSLGLAARPVSGGGDARAHDLYFRGLSLLAQRGASLPQSIAHFESALASDSSFAPAWAGLAAATELLPAFYLSSYAEALPKAERAARKALALDSALGPAYTVLANIHRDRLEWAEAERAYHRALALAPNDPETVQQYGQFLFWSGQAERAVPWLERARRLDPLAPIPAATCGTALLFVHRYDSAAVMLRLASRLGPTLPLPYMWLMWTELNATRYDSAQQAARQGAQAAGIDPQVYAPMIRGVADSARRRDGLAALASIPDTAPWSLSADYRMNWYILLGDTTAALRAVEGLKTRASLFSVLNLWNPALDPIRQHPRFQATLARLGLPYRGTEP from the coding sequence ATGATCGAGCTGCGCACGCTGGGCGCCCTGGAGGCGATCTCCGCCGACGGTACACCGCTTCGGTCGGTGCTCGCGCAGCCCAGGCGCATGGCGCTCTTCGGCTATCTCGCCCTGGCCTCGCCCCGTGGCTTCCATCGCCGGGACAGCCTGTTCGCCCTCTTCTGGCCCGAGCACGATGCCGAGCACGCCCGCCACGCCCTCAGGCAATCGCTCTACTTTCTCCGTCAGGCACTGGGCGCGAACGCGATCGTCTCCCGGGGTGACGAGGAGCTGGCCGTGGCGCCGGATCAGGTCCGGTGTGACGCCGCAGAGTTCGAGCGGGCGATAGACGAAGGACGGCTGGAGGCAGCACTGGCGCTGTACCGGGGCGATCTGCTTCCCGGGTTCCACATCTCGGACGCGCCTGATTTCGAGCGCTGGCTGGACCAGGAGCGCGCGCGGCTTCGGGGACGGGCCCAGGAAGCCGGCTGGGCCCTGGCGGGTGCCAGGGAGCGTGAGGGAGATGCCGCCGGAGCGGCCAAGGCGGGACAGGCCGCGGCCTCGCTTGCCCCGACCGACGAGGCGGCGATCTGCCGGCTGGTGCTCCTGCTCGATCGTCTGGGCGACCGGACCGGGGCGGTACGGGCTTACGAGGGGTTCGCCCGGCACCTCTGGCAGGAGTACGAGCTGCAGCCGTCCGAGCAGACCCAGGCGCTGCTCGAGGGCATCCGCGCCAGGACCACCGCGGCTACCGCGCCGCCGGCCCCGGAGTCGCCGGAGCCGGAGACTCCCCTGGCGCGCCCGGTCGAGGGGATGGTGTCGCGGCCTGAGACCTCGCGGCCGCCCGCCCGACGCCGGCGCATGGCGGCTCTACTGGCCGGCTGCGCGCTCACCGCCGGCACCTGGCTTGCCGTGGCGAGGCACGGTGCCACTTCCGGGGCCGGTGCGCTCCCCCGCGAGCTCCCGCGCTCGATTGCGGTGCTTCCCTTCCTCAATATCCGGGGGGATTCGTCCGGCGACTATTTCAGCGATGGGGTGACCGAGGAGATCCTGCACGCGCTCGCCCAGGTGCCAGACCTGCGGGTAGCGGCTCGGACCTCAGCCTTTCAGTTCAAGGGCAAGGAGACGGACGTCCGAGACGTCGGCCGCCAGCTGGACGTGGAGGCGGTGCTGGAGGGGAGCATCCAGCGGGAGGGCGATGCGGTCCGGATTACGGTGCAGCTGATCGATGCGCGGAGCGGCTACCATCTCTGGTCGGGCAAGTTCGACCGCGCGGTCGCCGATCTCTTCGTGGTGGAAGACGAGATTTCCCGCACCATCGCCGACACGCTCAAGGTCTCTCTCGGCCTTGCCGCGCGTCCCGTCAGTGGTGGCGGTGACGCCAGGGCGCACGACCTCTATTTCCGCGGCCTCTCACTCCTGGCTCAGCGGGGCGCGTCACTGCCGCAGAGCATCGCGCACTTCGAGAGCGCCCTGGCCAGCGACTCCAGTTTCGCGCCCGCCTGGGCGGGGCTCGCGGCGGCGACCGAGCTGCTCCCGGCCTTCTACCTCAGCTCCTATGCGGAGGCCCTGCCAAAGGCGGAGCGCGCTGCACGGAAGGCGCTGGCGCTCGACAGCGCGCTGGGCCCGGCCTACACCGTCCTCGCCAATATTCATCGAGACCGGCTGGAGTGGGCCGAGGCCGAACGGGCATACCACCGCGCGCTGGCTCTGGCACCCAACGATCCGGAGACTGTGCAGCAGTACGGGCAGTTCCTCTTCTGGAGCGGTCAGGCCGAGCGCGCGGTGCCGTGGCTGGAGCGGGCGCGCCGGCTCGATCCCCTCGCCCCGATTCCGGCGGCCACCTGTGGCACCGCCCTCTTGTTCGTGCACCGGTACGACTCCGCCGCGGTCATGCTCCGGCTGGCCTCCCGTCTGGGTCCGACCCTGCCACTTCCCTACATGTGGCTCATGTGGACCGAGCTGAATGCCACGCGATACGATTCGGCGCAGCAGGCTGCGCGGCAGGGCGCCCAGGCGGCCGGCATCGACCCCCAGGTGTACGCCCCGATGATCCGGGGCGTGGCCGATTCCGCGCGGCGGCGGGACGGGCTGGCCGCACTCGCGAGCATCCCTGATACCGCTCCTTGGAGCCTCAGCGCTGACTACCGGATGAACTGGTACATCCTGCTGGGCGACACGACGGCCGCGCTCCGCGCGGTGGAAGGGTTGAAGACCCGCGCGAGCCTCTTCTCGGTGCTCAACCTGTGGAACCCCGCGCTCGATCCGATCCGCCAGCATCCACGGTTCCAAGCGACGCTCGCGCGGCTCGGCCTGCCCTATCGAGGGACGGAGCCGTGA
- a CDS encoding sigma-70 family RNA polymerase sigma factor, which produces MEDWLLPLQQVQTEVAWDGFLSRYRRLIFASIRHYTQDHDDGMDVFADVCEKLRSDGMARLRTRAEAPSRARFSTWLVTVVRHLTVDWYRHRDGRQRISRLAQGLAPRHRRIFELVFVERRSHVEAYELLRAGAEPDLPFRAFLADLRETYRTVTAGRRGRLPRELAAAPPPPEASEPPSALEAAERHQRLESALAELSSEDRVAIELYLIEELPADRVAAIVGMANAKAVYNRVYRALAQLRAQLGRVGIGAGDL; this is translated from the coding sequence ATGGAGGACTGGCTCCTCCCGCTCCAGCAGGTTCAGACGGAGGTGGCGTGGGATGGGTTCCTCTCGCGCTACCGCCGCCTCATTTTCGCTTCCATCCGGCACTACACCCAAGACCACGACGACGGGATGGACGTCTTCGCCGACGTCTGCGAGAAACTGCGCTCGGACGGGATGGCGCGCCTGCGGACCCGGGCTGAAGCACCGAGCCGGGCCCGCTTCTCCACCTGGCTGGTGACGGTCGTTCGCCATCTCACCGTCGACTGGTATCGGCACCGTGATGGCCGCCAACGGATCTCCCGTCTTGCTCAGGGGCTCGCGCCGCGTCACCGCCGGATCTTCGAGTTGGTCTTCGTGGAGCGGCGTAGCCACGTCGAGGCCTACGAGCTGCTCCGCGCCGGAGCAGAGCCCGACCTTCCCTTCCGCGCCTTTCTCGCCGACCTGCGGGAGACCTATCGGACCGTGACGGCGGGACGCCGGGGCCGACTGCCGCGGGAGCTGGCCGCCGCTCCGCCCCCTCCGGAGGCGAGCGAGCCGCCCTCTGCATTGGAAGCGGCGGAGCGGCATCAGCGTCTGGAGTCGGCGCTCGCGGAGCTGTCATCCGAGGACCGTGTTGCGATCGAGCTCTACCTGATCGAAGAGCTGCCCGCCGATCGAGTCGCGGCGATCGTCGGGATGGCCAACGCCAAGGCAGTCTACAACCGGGTCTACCGGGCTCTGGCCCAGCTCCGGGCCCAGCTGGGACGGGTGGGGATCGGAGCGGGTGACCTCTGA
- the msrA gene encoding peptide-methionine (S)-S-oxide reductase MsrA: protein MTAKDSGARSAVAAGRQTEVAVLAGGCFWGVEEILRAVPGVIDTDVGYTGGWLENPTYEDTHDSKSGHAEAIRVTFDPSVLSYEELLEQWFFKLHDPTTLNRQGNDVGTQYRSAIFPQNPEQRRIAEEVKARIEASGKWKRPITTSIEPASTWYSAESYHQDYLRRHPGGYSCHYMRD from the coding sequence ATGACCGCGAAGGACAGTGGAGCTCGCTCGGCCGTGGCCGCCGGGCGGCAGACCGAGGTGGCCGTGCTCGCCGGCGGCTGCTTCTGGGGCGTTGAAGAGATCCTCCGAGCCGTACCCGGCGTGATCGACACCGACGTAGGCTATACCGGCGGCTGGCTGGAGAATCCGACCTACGAGGACACCCACGACAGCAAGTCGGGTCACGCCGAGGCGATCCGGGTGACCTTCGATCCGTCGGTACTCAGCTACGAAGAGCTGCTGGAGCAGTGGTTCTTCAAGCTGCACGACCCGACCACGCTCAACCGCCAGGGCAACGACGTCGGAACGCAGTACCGCTCGGCGATCTTCCCACAGAACCCCGAGCAGAGGCGTATCGCGGAGGAGGTCAAAGCGCGGATCGAGGCCTCCGGCAAATGGAAGCGGCCGATCACGACGAGCATCGAGCCCGCGTCCACCTGGTACAGCGCCGAGAGCTACCACCAGGATTACCTGCGCAGACACCCCGGCGGATATAGCTGCCATTACATGCGCGACTAG
- a CDS encoding SDR family oxidoreductase — translation MQTSPSPAEPDPPLGLAGAPSGSPEFLAQLRSAVAVLERIVADRTLLAAVPGDDRRRLLQAAGHVYSPDPTSRRQLVRASARRRKAERVEREESARRRTGIRTLRRHPVFTTPNVFPPVPPDAFAAEDVHDADAPRERLDRQHCYVCKGSFTELHHFYDQLCPPCAEFNFAKRTELADLRGTVALLTGGRVKIGYQAGLKLLRSGARVIVTTRFPRDSAARYAREPDFTDWSDRLEVFGLDLRHTPSVEAFCREMAETRERLDFIVNNACQTVRRPPAFYVHMMAAERAAAATLPLPARSLLGHYEHWRGAHPAPEGLTSVGPAVFDRRLPSLAGIANAAELSQAALLPDEREPAPHLFPPGRLDQDRQQVDLREQNSWRMLMADVPSVELLEVQLVNAVAPFILNARLKPLMLRHPGRAKHIVNVSAMEGQFYRNFKTTRHPHTNMAKAALNMMTRTAAADYQQDGIHMNAVDTGWVTDEDPAEIAARKVAEHRFHPPLDIVDGAARIVDPIIDGMNTGVHVWGKFLKDYRPTDW, via the coding sequence GTGCAGACTTCGCCATCCCCCGCCGAGCCGGACCCACCGCTCGGCCTGGCCGGCGCACCCTCCGGCTCGCCCGAGTTTCTGGCCCAGCTCCGATCTGCCGTGGCCGTCCTCGAGCGCATCGTCGCCGACCGCACGCTCCTCGCCGCTGTCCCCGGAGACGACCGACGGCGGCTTCTCCAGGCCGCCGGTCACGTCTACTCCCCCGACCCCACAAGCCGGCGGCAGCTGGTGCGCGCCAGCGCCCGGCGCCGGAAGGCGGAGCGGGTCGAGCGCGAGGAGTCGGCCCGCCGCCGCACCGGCATCCGCACGTTGCGCCGGCATCCGGTCTTCACCACCCCCAACGTTTTCCCCCCGGTCCCGCCCGACGCCTTTGCCGCCGAGGACGTCCACGATGCCGATGCGCCTCGGGAGCGGCTCGACCGGCAGCACTGCTACGTCTGCAAGGGCTCGTTCACCGAGCTCCATCACTTCTACGACCAGCTCTGCCCGCCGTGCGCCGAATTCAACTTCGCCAAGCGCACCGAGCTCGCCGATCTCCGCGGCACGGTGGCGCTGCTGACCGGCGGCCGGGTCAAGATCGGCTACCAGGCAGGGCTCAAGCTCCTCCGGTCCGGGGCGCGGGTGATCGTCACCACCCGCTTCCCCCGCGATTCCGCCGCCCGCTATGCCCGCGAGCCGGACTTCACCGACTGGAGCGATCGGCTCGAGGTGTTCGGCCTCGACCTGCGGCACACGCCAAGCGTGGAGGCGTTCTGTCGGGAGATGGCGGAAACCCGGGAGCGCCTCGACTTCATCGTGAACAACGCCTGCCAGACCGTCCGCCGACCGCCAGCCTTCTACGTGCACATGATGGCGGCCGAGCGCGCCGCGGCCGCGACGCTGCCGCTACCCGCCCGCTCGCTGCTCGGCCACTACGAGCACTGGCGCGGCGCACATCCGGCGCCGGAAGGACTCACCAGCGTCGGGCCCGCGGTGTTCGACCGGCGGCTGCCGAGTCTCGCCGGCATCGCGAATGCCGCCGAGCTTTCGCAGGCGGCGCTGCTGCCTGACGAGCGCGAGCCGGCGCCGCACCTCTTTCCGCCCGGACGACTCGATCAGGACCGCCAGCAGGTGGATCTTCGTGAGCAGAACTCCTGGCGCATGCTGATGGCGGACGTGCCGTCGGTCGAGCTGCTCGAAGTGCAGCTGGTGAATGCCGTGGCGCCGTTCATCCTCAACGCCCGCCTCAAGCCCCTCATGCTGCGCCACCCTGGGCGGGCGAAGCACATCGTGAACGTGTCGGCGATGGAGGGGCAGTTCTACCGCAACTTCAAGACGACCCGCCACCCCCATACCAACATGGCGAAGGCGGCGCTCAACATGATGACCCGCACCGCCGCGGCCGACTACCAGCAGGACGGCATCCACATGAACGCGGTGGACACGGGATGGGTGACCGACGAGGACCCGGCGGAGATCGCGGCGCGGAAGGTGGCGGAGCACCGCTTCCATCCGCCACTGGACATCGTGGACGGGGCGGCGCGGATCGTGGATCCGATCATCGATGGGATGAACACCGGCGTCCACGTCTGGGGCAAGTTCCTCAAGGACTATCGACCGACCGACTGGTGA
- a CDS encoding antibiotic biosynthesis monooxygenase, with translation MYGLIGKITAVAGQRDPLAGILMEGTAAMPGCLSYILAADPADADALWVTEVWDSPESHRASLGLPAVKAAIARGRPLIAGFDSRVETIPLGGVGLPPAASG, from the coding sequence ATGTACGGTTTGATCGGGAAGATCACCGCCGTAGCGGGCCAGCGCGACCCCCTCGCCGGCATTCTGATGGAAGGCACGGCGGCGATGCCGGGCTGCCTGAGCTACATCCTCGCGGCCGACCCGGCCGACGCCGATGCGCTCTGGGTCACCGAAGTCTGGGACAGCCCCGAGAGTCATCGCGCGTCCTTGGGGCTGCCGGCGGTGAAGGCGGCCATCGCCCGGGGACGGCCATTGATCGCAGGATTCGACTCCCGGGTGGAAACCATCCCGCTTGGCGGCGTGGGCCTGCCGCCAGCAGCGTCTGGTTGA
- a CDS encoding type II CAAX endopeptidase family protein, with amino-acid sequence MSHMRETPAPSTRAELATFLGLTFASSAVFWWLIIAAGTLGAQGGSYVLALMWCPGVSALLTRLIFQRNLRGEGWRLGAARWAVLAYLLPIGYAAAAYGMVWVAGLGGLDLTRFRSGVLVFVVLGSFQSLLSATGEELGWRGFLVPTLFRTVSLGRTALVSGAIWTAWHVPLIAFADYNSGTPTWYAVLCFAVMVISLALPLAWLRLRSGSVWPAAILHASHNLYVQGFFDRVTVDTGPTRWLTSEFGAALALTVGVTSWLFWRRRDAVRSTGEPLPEHLPATRSNQPIASTRGDVHSRAP; translated from the coding sequence ATGTCTCATATGAGGGAGACGCCCGCGCCCAGTACACGTGCCGAGCTGGCCACGTTTCTCGGCCTCACGTTCGCCTCGAGCGCCGTGTTCTGGTGGCTGATCATCGCCGCGGGAACTCTTGGCGCGCAGGGCGGGTCGTACGTGCTGGCGCTGATGTGGTGTCCCGGAGTGAGCGCGCTCCTCACCCGTCTCATCTTCCAGCGTAACCTGCGGGGTGAGGGCTGGCGATTGGGCGCGGCGCGCTGGGCAGTCCTCGCCTACCTGCTCCCGATCGGCTATGCGGCCGCGGCGTACGGGATGGTGTGGGTGGCCGGGCTTGGGGGCCTGGATCTCACTCGGTTCCGGAGCGGCGTGCTCGTGTTCGTCGTCCTCGGGTCGTTCCAGAGCCTGCTCTCAGCAACGGGCGAGGAGCTGGGGTGGCGCGGCTTTCTGGTGCCCACGCTCTTCCGGACCGTGTCGCTCGGGCGCACGGCGCTGGTGAGCGGCGCGATCTGGACCGCCTGGCACGTGCCACTCATCGCCTTCGCGGACTACAACTCGGGCACCCCAACCTGGTACGCCGTGCTCTGCTTCGCGGTCATGGTCATCTCGCTGGCGCTCCCGCTCGCGTGGCTGCGACTGCGCTCGGGGAGCGTCTGGCCGGCGGCGATCCTGCACGCGAGCCATAACCTGTATGTGCAGGGATTCTTCGACCGTGTGACGGTCGACACCGGCCCGACCCGCTGGCTGACGAGTGAGTTCGGCGCCGCGCTGGCTCTCACCGTTGGGGTGACCTCGTGGCTGTTCTGGCGTCGGCGCGACGCGGTCCGGTCTACCGGCGAGCCGCTCCCCGAGCACCTTCCGGCGACGCGTTCCAATCAACCGATCGCGTCCACGCGCGGCGACGTCCACAGCAGAGCGCCGTGA